The Pelmatolapia mariae isolate MD_Pm_ZW linkage group LG9, Pm_UMD_F_2, whole genome shotgun sequence genome has a segment encoding these proteins:
- the LOC134634230 gene encoding protein adenylyltransferase SelO-like isoform X1 encodes MWSTCTALVFALVAASIFTPAYVLEFCQNISPECHSDDNTASNSQSSSHTVKSKWTLNASSLMHDLNQFRVSCKKLLEALPIDKVDGNFVRTVKNCIFSKSIPTPLKGPLRLAAASKDVIEGILDLDASVTRSGDFLHYASGGRLLPGSVPLAHRYGGHQFGYWAGQLGDGRAHFLGQYSNKKGEVWELQLKGSGKTPYSRSGDGRAVIRSSVREFLCSEAMHFLGVPTSRAASLIVSEEPVLRDQFYNGNVKAERGAVVLRLAKSWFRIGSLEILSQSGEIDLLRKLLNFVIDEHFPFINPDNPEKYLVFFSTVVNETAHLIAQWMSVGFAHAVAVLTTGVCNTDNFSLLSITIDYGPFGFMESYNPNFIPNTSDDEGRYSIGAQANVGFFNLEKLLVALIPVLTQTQQKQAKIILKGYANIYQMRVHQIFKAKLGLLGEDEDDNDLIAFLLKMMEDTESDFTMTFRELSEVSAKQLLNKNFTQMWALDDLSHHKHFSDWLNKYLFRLSRQQDDSDLDRQHRMKNVNARYVLRNWMAESAIRKAERNDFSEVELLHHILSSPFVTQETAEEAGYAARPPQWASRLKVSCSS; translated from the exons ATGTGGAGCACCTGTACAGCACTAGTCTTTGCTCTGGTGGCAGCATCGATCTTCACACCTGCGTATGTCCTGGAGTTCTGCCAAAATATAAGTCCTGAGTGTCACAGTGATGACAACACTGCATCTAACAGCCAATCGTCATCGCACACTGTGAAGTCCAAGTGGACCTTGAATGCTTCAAGCCTCATGCACGACCTCAACCAGttcagagtctcctgcaagAAGCTATTGG AGGCACTCCCAATCGACAAAGTTGATGGCAACTTTGTTCGCACTGTGAAGAACTGCATATTTTCCAAGTCCATTCCAACCCCACTGAAAGGTCCATTGAGGTTGGCAGCAGCGTCTAAG GATGTCATCGAGGGGATCTTAGATTTAGATGCGTCAGTGACTCGGTCAGGTGATTTTCTGCATTATGCGAGTGGTGGCAGACTACTGCCGGGGTCTGTGCCACTTGCTCACAGATATGGAGGTCATCAG TTTGGCTACTGGGCAGGCCAGCTGGGTGATGGTCGAGCTCATTTCCTTGGTCAGTATTCAAACAA AAAGGGGGAGGTATGGGAACTCCAGCTTAAAGGATCTGGAAAAACACCATATTCAag GTCAGGAGATGGTCGTGCTGTAATCCGGTCTTCTGTCAGGGAGTTCCTGTGCAGTGAAGCGATGCATTTCCTGGGTGTTCCCACCAGCAGGGCTGCCAG tctGATTGTCAGTGAGGAGCCTGTGTTGAGGGATCAGTTCTACAATGGAAATGTGAAAGCAGAGAGAG gaGCTGTTGTTCTGCGATTGGCCAAGTCATGGTTTCGGATTGGATCCTTAGAAATTTTGTCTCAAAGTGGAGAAATAGATCTTCTGAG AAAGCTGTTGAACTTTGTGATAGACGAACATTTTCCTTTTATAAATCCAGACAACCCAGAAAAATATTTG gtgtttttttccacagttgTAAATGAAACGGCACATCTGATTGCCCAGTGGATGTCAGTCGGTTTTGCACATG CTGTCGCTGTTCTCACCACAGGTGTGTGCAACACAGACAACTTCAGTCTTCTTTCTATCACCATCGACTACGGACCGTTTGGCTTTATGGAGTCATATAACCCCA ATTTTATCCCCAACACATCTGATGATGAAGGCAGGTACAGCATTGGAGCTCAGGCAAATGTTGGCTTCTTCAATCTAGAGAAACTCTTGGTGGCTCTGATTCCTGTGCTTACACAGACACAACAGAAACA GGCGAAAATTATTCTTAAAGGATATGCTAACATTTACCAAATGAG GGTTCACCAGATATTTAAGGCAAAACTGGGACTTCTTGGTGAAGATGAGGACGATAACGACCTCATTGCTTTCCTGCTTAAG ATGATGGAGGACACAGAGTCTGACTTCACCATGACCTTCAGGGAGCTCAGCGAAGTTTCGGCCAAGCAGCTTCTTAACAAGAACTTCACGCAG ATGTGGGCTCTTGATGACCTATCACACCACAAGCACTTTTCTGATTGGCTTAACAAGTACCTGTTCCGGCTCAGTAG ACAGCAGGATGATAGCGATTTGGATCGTCAACACAGGATGAAAA atgTAAATGCGAGATATGTGCTGAGGAACTGGATGGCGGAGTCTGCAATAAGGAAAGCTGAGAGGAATGACTTTTCCGAG GTGGAGCTGCTGCACCACATCCTGTCCTCACCCTTTGTTACACAAGAGACTGCAGAGGAGGCGGGCTATGCAGCAAGACCTCCACAGTGGGCTAGCAGGTTAAAGGTCAGCTGTTCGTCATGA
- the LOC134634230 gene encoding protein adenylyltransferase SelO-like isoform X2 — MWSTCTALVFALVAASIFTPAYVLEFCQNISPECHSDDNTASNSQSSSHTVKSKWTLNASSLMHDLNQFRVSCKKLLEALPIDKVDGNFVRTVKNCIFSKSIPTPLKGPLRLAAASKDVIEGILDLDASVTRSGDFLHYASGGRLLPGSVPLAHRYGGHQFGYWAGQLGDGRAHFLGQYSNKKGEVWELQLKGSGKTPYSRSGDGRAVIRSSVREFLCSEAMHFLGVPTSRAASLIVSEEPVLRDQFYNGNVKAERGAVVLRLAKSWFRIGSLEILSQSGEIDLLRKLLNFVIDEHFPFINPDNPEKYLVFFSTVVNETAHLIAQWMSVGFAHGVCNTDNFSLLSITIDYGPFGFMESYNPNFIPNTSDDEGRYSIGAQANVGFFNLEKLLVALIPVLTQTQQKQAKIILKGYANIYQMRVHQIFKAKLGLLGEDEDDNDLIAFLLKMMEDTESDFTMTFRELSEVSAKQLLNKNFTQMWALDDLSHHKHFSDWLNKYLFRLSRQQDDSDLDRQHRMKNVNARYVLRNWMAESAIRKAERNDFSEVELLHHILSSPFVTQETAEEAGYAARPPQWASRLKVSCSS, encoded by the exons ATGTGGAGCACCTGTACAGCACTAGTCTTTGCTCTGGTGGCAGCATCGATCTTCACACCTGCGTATGTCCTGGAGTTCTGCCAAAATATAAGTCCTGAGTGTCACAGTGATGACAACACTGCATCTAACAGCCAATCGTCATCGCACACTGTGAAGTCCAAGTGGACCTTGAATGCTTCAAGCCTCATGCACGACCTCAACCAGttcagagtctcctgcaagAAGCTATTGG AGGCACTCCCAATCGACAAAGTTGATGGCAACTTTGTTCGCACTGTGAAGAACTGCATATTTTCCAAGTCCATTCCAACCCCACTGAAAGGTCCATTGAGGTTGGCAGCAGCGTCTAAG GATGTCATCGAGGGGATCTTAGATTTAGATGCGTCAGTGACTCGGTCAGGTGATTTTCTGCATTATGCGAGTGGTGGCAGACTACTGCCGGGGTCTGTGCCACTTGCTCACAGATATGGAGGTCATCAG TTTGGCTACTGGGCAGGCCAGCTGGGTGATGGTCGAGCTCATTTCCTTGGTCAGTATTCAAACAA AAAGGGGGAGGTATGGGAACTCCAGCTTAAAGGATCTGGAAAAACACCATATTCAag GTCAGGAGATGGTCGTGCTGTAATCCGGTCTTCTGTCAGGGAGTTCCTGTGCAGTGAAGCGATGCATTTCCTGGGTGTTCCCACCAGCAGGGCTGCCAG tctGATTGTCAGTGAGGAGCCTGTGTTGAGGGATCAGTTCTACAATGGAAATGTGAAAGCAGAGAGAG gaGCTGTTGTTCTGCGATTGGCCAAGTCATGGTTTCGGATTGGATCCTTAGAAATTTTGTCTCAAAGTGGAGAAATAGATCTTCTGAG AAAGCTGTTGAACTTTGTGATAGACGAACATTTTCCTTTTATAAATCCAGACAACCCAGAAAAATATTTG gtgtttttttccacagttgTAAATGAAACGGCACATCTGATTGCCCAGTGGATGTCAGTCGGTTTTGCACATG GTGTGTGCAACACAGACAACTTCAGTCTTCTTTCTATCACCATCGACTACGGACCGTTTGGCTTTATGGAGTCATATAACCCCA ATTTTATCCCCAACACATCTGATGATGAAGGCAGGTACAGCATTGGAGCTCAGGCAAATGTTGGCTTCTTCAATCTAGAGAAACTCTTGGTGGCTCTGATTCCTGTGCTTACACAGACACAACAGAAACA GGCGAAAATTATTCTTAAAGGATATGCTAACATTTACCAAATGAG GGTTCACCAGATATTTAAGGCAAAACTGGGACTTCTTGGTGAAGATGAGGACGATAACGACCTCATTGCTTTCCTGCTTAAG ATGATGGAGGACACAGAGTCTGACTTCACCATGACCTTCAGGGAGCTCAGCGAAGTTTCGGCCAAGCAGCTTCTTAACAAGAACTTCACGCAG ATGTGGGCTCTTGATGACCTATCACACCACAAGCACTTTTCTGATTGGCTTAACAAGTACCTGTTCCGGCTCAGTAG ACAGCAGGATGATAGCGATTTGGATCGTCAACACAGGATGAAAA atgTAAATGCGAGATATGTGCTGAGGAACTGGATGGCGGAGTCTGCAATAAGGAAAGCTGAGAGGAATGACTTTTCCGAG GTGGAGCTGCTGCACCACATCCTGTCCTCACCCTTTGTTACACAAGAGACTGCAGAGGAGGCGGGCTATGCAGCAAGACCTCCACAGTGGGCTAGCAGGTTAAAGGTCAGCTGTTCGTCATGA
- the LOC134634230 gene encoding protein adenylyltransferase SelO-like isoform X3 produces MWSTCTALVFALVAASIFTPAYVLEFCQNISPECHSDDNTASNSQSSSHTVKSKWTLNASSLMHDLNQFRVSCKKLLEALPIDKVDGNFVRTVKNCIFSKSIPTPLKGPLRLAAASKDVIEGILDLDASVTRSGDFLHYASGGRLLPGSVPLAHRYGGHQFGYWAGQLGDGRAHFLGQYSNKKGEVWELQLKGSGKTPYSRSGDGRAVIRSSVREFLCSEAMHFLGVPTSRAASLIVSEEPVLRDQFYNGNVKAERGAVVLRLAKSWFRIGSLEILSQSGEIDLLRKLLNFVIDEHFPFINPDNPEKYLVFFSTVVNETAHLIAQWMSVGFAHAVAVLTTGVCNTDNFSLLSITIDYGPFGFMESYNPNFIPNTSDDEGRYSIGAQANVGFFNLEKLLVALIPVLTQTQQKQVHQIFKAKLGLLGEDEDDNDLIAFLLKMMEDTESDFTMTFRELSEVSAKQLLNKNFTQMWALDDLSHHKHFSDWLNKYLFRLSRQQDDSDLDRQHRMKNVNARYVLRNWMAESAIRKAERNDFSEVELLHHILSSPFVTQETAEEAGYAARPPQWASRLKVSCSS; encoded by the exons ATGTGGAGCACCTGTACAGCACTAGTCTTTGCTCTGGTGGCAGCATCGATCTTCACACCTGCGTATGTCCTGGAGTTCTGCCAAAATATAAGTCCTGAGTGTCACAGTGATGACAACACTGCATCTAACAGCCAATCGTCATCGCACACTGTGAAGTCCAAGTGGACCTTGAATGCTTCAAGCCTCATGCACGACCTCAACCAGttcagagtctcctgcaagAAGCTATTGG AGGCACTCCCAATCGACAAAGTTGATGGCAACTTTGTTCGCACTGTGAAGAACTGCATATTTTCCAAGTCCATTCCAACCCCACTGAAAGGTCCATTGAGGTTGGCAGCAGCGTCTAAG GATGTCATCGAGGGGATCTTAGATTTAGATGCGTCAGTGACTCGGTCAGGTGATTTTCTGCATTATGCGAGTGGTGGCAGACTACTGCCGGGGTCTGTGCCACTTGCTCACAGATATGGAGGTCATCAG TTTGGCTACTGGGCAGGCCAGCTGGGTGATGGTCGAGCTCATTTCCTTGGTCAGTATTCAAACAA AAAGGGGGAGGTATGGGAACTCCAGCTTAAAGGATCTGGAAAAACACCATATTCAag GTCAGGAGATGGTCGTGCTGTAATCCGGTCTTCTGTCAGGGAGTTCCTGTGCAGTGAAGCGATGCATTTCCTGGGTGTTCCCACCAGCAGGGCTGCCAG tctGATTGTCAGTGAGGAGCCTGTGTTGAGGGATCAGTTCTACAATGGAAATGTGAAAGCAGAGAGAG gaGCTGTTGTTCTGCGATTGGCCAAGTCATGGTTTCGGATTGGATCCTTAGAAATTTTGTCTCAAAGTGGAGAAATAGATCTTCTGAG AAAGCTGTTGAACTTTGTGATAGACGAACATTTTCCTTTTATAAATCCAGACAACCCAGAAAAATATTTG gtgtttttttccacagttgTAAATGAAACGGCACATCTGATTGCCCAGTGGATGTCAGTCGGTTTTGCACATG CTGTCGCTGTTCTCACCACAGGTGTGTGCAACACAGACAACTTCAGTCTTCTTTCTATCACCATCGACTACGGACCGTTTGGCTTTATGGAGTCATATAACCCCA ATTTTATCCCCAACACATCTGATGATGAAGGCAGGTACAGCATTGGAGCTCAGGCAAATGTTGGCTTCTTCAATCTAGAGAAACTCTTGGTGGCTCTGATTCCTGTGCTTACACAGACACAACAGAAACA GGTTCACCAGATATTTAAGGCAAAACTGGGACTTCTTGGTGAAGATGAGGACGATAACGACCTCATTGCTTTCCTGCTTAAG ATGATGGAGGACACAGAGTCTGACTTCACCATGACCTTCAGGGAGCTCAGCGAAGTTTCGGCCAAGCAGCTTCTTAACAAGAACTTCACGCAG ATGTGGGCTCTTGATGACCTATCACACCACAAGCACTTTTCTGATTGGCTTAACAAGTACCTGTTCCGGCTCAGTAG ACAGCAGGATGATAGCGATTTGGATCGTCAACACAGGATGAAAA atgTAAATGCGAGATATGTGCTGAGGAACTGGATGGCGGAGTCTGCAATAAGGAAAGCTGAGAGGAATGACTTTTCCGAG GTGGAGCTGCTGCACCACATCCTGTCCTCACCCTTTGTTACACAAGAGACTGCAGAGGAGGCGGGCTATGCAGCAAGACCTCCACAGTGGGCTAGCAGGTTAAAGGTCAGCTGTTCGTCATGA
- the pdss1 gene encoding decaprenyl-diphosphate synthase subunit 1: MAGPWWRQCPRLTTGCTATNILENLWHLKGSPVSSSASASLLSRASCISTPETRPPTAAQINMKAGNFLIRHQSRLLLPTLQSCCCRATHSDTKPKDPFTLAQKDLTSLYDDIKKELFVSKVELKSLCEYYFDGKGKAIRPMIVVLMARALNIHSNRAGDLLPGQRAIAMISEMIHTASLVHDDVIDGSDKRRGKRTINEVWGEKKAILAGDFILSAASMALARIGNITVVKVLSQVIEDLVRGEFMQLGSKENENERFKHYLEKTFKKTASLIANSCKAVSILVNSDPEVHEIAYQYGKNVGIAFQLVDDVLDFTSGASQLGKPAAADLKLGLATGPVLFACQQFPELHAMIMRRFASKGDVDRAWQYVLQSNGVQQTNYLAQHYCKEAIRQISRLRPSPERDALIRLTEMVLTRDK, translated from the exons ATGGCGGGGCCGTGGTGGAGGCAATGCCCGAGGTTGACTACGGGCTGCACGGCCACGAATATATTAGAAAATTTGTGGCACTTGAAGGGCAGTCCTGTGTCTTCCTCCGCCTCTGCATCCCTGTTGAGCCGGGCTTCCTGCATCTCCACGCCGGAAACCAGG CCACCAACAGCTGCACAGATAAACATGAAAGCAGGAAACTTTCTAATCAG ACACCAGTCACGGTTGCTGCTTCCAACACTACAGTCTTGCTGTTGCAGAGCGACACACAGTGACACAAAGCCCAAGGACCCCTTCACGTTAGCCCAGAAAGACTTGACGAGTTTATATGACGACATCAAAAAA GAGCTGTTTGTGTCCAAAGTAGAGCTGAAATCTCTCTGTGAATACTATTTCGATGGCAAGGGGAAGGCCATCCGACCAATGATAGTGGTACTGATGGCTCGCGCCCTTAACATCCACAGCAACAGAGCCGG AGATTTGCTCCCAGGGCAGAGGGCCATCGCTATGATCTCTGAAATGATTCACACTGCCAGCCTGGTGCATGATGATGTCATAGATGGATCAGATAAGCGAAGAGGGAAGAGAACAATTAATGAAGTGTGGGGTGAAAAAAAG GCTATCTTAGCCGGAGATTTCATCCTCTCGGCTGCCTCAATGGCCTTGGCTCGTATCGGTAACATCACAGTGGTGAAAGTTTTATCTCAGGTCATAGAGGACCTGGTGCGAG GTGAATTCATGCAGTTGGGTTCCAAGGAGAACGAGAACGAGCGATTCAAACACTACCTCGAGAAGACCTTCAAGAAGACAGCGAGTCTTATTGCAAACAGTTGCAAAGCA GTTTCCATTCTGGTAAACTCTGATCCTGAAGTGCATGAAATAGCGTACCAGTATGGGAAGAATGTTGGCATTGCATTTCAG TTGGTGGATGATGTTTTGGACTTCACATCTGGAGCCAGTCAGCTGGGGAAGCCCGCAGCGGCTGATTTGAAATTGGGTTTGGCTACTGGTCCGGTCCTGTTTGCTTGTCAGCAG TTTCCTGAGCTTCATGCAATGATCATGAGACGTTTCGCCTCCAAAGGAGACGTAGATCGAGCCTGGCAGTACGTCCTTCAG AGCAATGGTGTGCAGCAGACCAACTACCTGGCCCAGCACTACTGCAAAGAAGCAATCAGGCAGATCAGTAGGCTCAGGCCATCCCCAGAGAGAGACGCCCTCATCAGGCTCACAGAGATGGTGCTAACCAGAGACAAATGA